In Geobacillus kaustophilus, a genomic segment contains:
- the rnr gene encoding ribonuclease R: protein MDHALAERILTFMRDEAYKPLTVEELEEAFRIEDADGFKEFVKTLVAMEEEGLVVRTRSNRYGVPERMNLVRGKVIGHAKGFAFVAPEEPGMDDIFIPPSELKNAMHGDTVLVRVQADSSGARREGTIVRILERGVKEVVGTYTESKYFGFVIPDDKRIVNDIFIPKNAANGAVEGHKVVARLTSYPEGRMSAEGEVVQILGHKNDPGVDILSIIYKYGLPLQFPEDVIEHANRVPDVITEKDLEGRRDLRGEMIVTIDGEDAKDLDDAVTVTKLENGNYKLGVHIADVSYYVEEGSPIDREAYERGTSVYLVDRVIPMIPHRLSNGICSLNPKVDRLTLSCEMEINERGEVVRHDIFPSVIRTVERMTYSDVNKILVDKDEVLREQYATLVPMFELMAELADILRQKRMKRGAIDFDFKEAKVLVDENGKPYDVVLRERSVAERLIEEFMLAANETVAEHFHWLNVPFIYRVHEDPKPEKLQRFLEFITNFGYVVKGTGNQIHPRALQQILEAVRGEPEEMVISTVMLRSMKQARYDAESLGHYGLSTEFYTHFTSPIRRYPDLIVHRLIRTYLINGQMDPETQQKWAEKLPEIAEHASDMERRAVEAERETDDLKKTEFMEDKIGMEFDGIISSVTNFGLFVELPNTIEGLVHVSYLTDDYYRYDERHYAMIGERTGKMYRIGDEITVRVINVNKDERIVDFEVVGMKGRRPPKAKAAPVVIEGKKQKKGKAKAEPKAQSGPNRSAKAKKKKKKKR, encoded by the coding sequence ACGTTTATGCGCGATGAGGCGTACAAGCCGCTCACGGTTGAAGAACTGGAAGAAGCGTTTCGCATCGAGGATGCCGATGGGTTCAAGGAGTTTGTCAAAACGCTTGTCGCCATGGAAGAGGAAGGCCTTGTCGTTCGGACGCGCAGCAACCGCTACGGCGTGCCCGAGCGGATGAATCTCGTGCGCGGCAAGGTGATTGGCCATGCGAAGGGATTTGCCTTCGTCGCGCCGGAGGAGCCGGGAATGGACGATATTTTCATCCCGCCGTCCGAATTGAAAAACGCCATGCATGGGGACACGGTGCTTGTGCGCGTCCAGGCTGATTCATCCGGGGCGCGCCGCGAAGGAACGATCGTCCGCATTTTGGAGCGCGGGGTGAAAGAAGTCGTCGGCACGTACACGGAAAGCAAATATTTCGGCTTTGTCATCCCGGATGACAAACGGATCGTCAACGACATTTTCATTCCGAAAAATGCGGCGAACGGAGCGGTCGAAGGGCATAAAGTCGTGGCCCGCCTGACATCGTATCCCGAGGGACGGATGAGCGCCGAAGGGGAAGTCGTTCAAATTCTCGGCCATAAAAACGACCCGGGCGTCGACATTTTATCGATCATTTATAAATACGGCTTGCCGCTTCAGTTTCCCGAAGACGTGATCGAGCATGCCAACCGGGTGCCGGACGTCATTACGGAGAAAGACTTGGAAGGGCGCCGCGATTTGCGCGGCGAAATGATCGTGACGATCGACGGGGAAGATGCGAAAGACTTGGACGACGCCGTGACGGTGACAAAGCTTGAGAACGGCAACTACAAACTCGGGGTTCATATTGCTGATGTCAGCTACTACGTCGAGGAAGGCTCGCCGATCGACCGCGAGGCGTACGAGCGCGGCACGAGCGTTTATTTGGTCGACCGCGTCATCCCGATGATTCCGCATCGGCTGTCGAACGGCATTTGTTCGCTCAATCCGAAAGTCGACCGGCTGACGCTCTCGTGCGAGATGGAAATCAATGAGCGTGGCGAAGTCGTCCGCCATGACATTTTCCCAAGCGTCATCCGCACGGTGGAACGGATGACGTATTCCGATGTCAATAAAATTTTGGTGGACAAAGACGAAGTGTTGCGGGAACAATATGCGACGCTTGTGCCGATGTTTGAGCTGATGGCTGAGCTTGCCGACATTTTGCGGCAAAAACGGATGAAGCGCGGAGCGATCGATTTCGATTTTAAGGAAGCGAAAGTGCTCGTCGATGAAAACGGAAAACCGTACGATGTCGTCTTGCGCGAGCGGTCGGTCGCTGAGCGGCTGATTGAAGAGTTTATGCTCGCGGCCAACGAAACGGTCGCCGAGCATTTCCATTGGTTGAACGTTCCATTTATTTACCGTGTCCACGAAGACCCGAAGCCGGAAAAACTGCAGCGCTTTTTGGAGTTCATCACGAACTTCGGCTATGTTGTCAAAGGAACGGGCAACCAAATCCATCCGCGCGCCCTCCAGCAAATTCTCGAAGCGGTGCGCGGCGAGCCGGAAGAAATGGTGATCTCGACTGTCATGCTTCGGTCGATGAAGCAGGCGCGCTATGACGCGGAAAGCCTCGGCCATTACGGGCTGTCAACCGAGTTTTACACCCATTTCACGTCGCCGATCCGCCGCTATCCGGACTTGATCGTCCATCGGCTCATTCGGACGTACTTGATCAACGGGCAGATGGATCCGGAGACGCAGCAAAAATGGGCGGAAAAGCTGCCGGAGATTGCCGAGCATGCATCCGATATGGAGCGGCGCGCCGTTGAGGCGGAGCGGGAGACGGACGATCTGAAGAAAACCGAGTTTATGGAAGACAAAATCGGGATGGAATTTGACGGCATCATCAGCTCGGTGACGAACTTCGGCTTGTTCGTTGAGCTGCCGAACACGATTGAGGGCTTGGTGCACGTCAGCTATTTAACGGATGACTATTACCGCTACGACGAGCGCCACTACGCGATGATCGGCGAGCGGACGGGAAAAATGTACCGCATCGGCGATGAAATCACCGTCCGCGTCATCAACGTGAACAAAGACGAGCGGATCGTCGATTTTGAAGTCGTCGGCATGAAAGGGCGCCGCCCGCCGAAAGCGAAAGCCGCTCCGGTCGTCATCGAAGGGAAAAAACAAAAGAAAGGAAAAGCGAAGGCGGAGCCGAAAGCGCAAAGCGGCCCAAACCGCAGCGCGAAGGCGAAAAAGAAGAAAAAGAAAAAACGGTGA
- a CDS encoding peptidoglycan-binding domain-containing protein, with protein sequence MDGIYGANTEKAVKEFQKKVGIAADGIAGKQTYQALQKYVGTQTTVSQSNSSSSNDHWTGQTLREGSKGEGVKELQIMLNSAGYNVKVDGTYGHETEQAVKGFQKLAGISVDGVAGIQTYRSLKSYISSKMNKGIRIDISKRHRNCKERQRKKEKNN encoded by the coding sequence ATTGATGGAATTTATGGAGCCAATACAGAAAAAGCCGTGAAGGAATTTCAAAAGAAGGTTGGAATCGCAGCAGATGGAATTGCAGGAAAACAAACCTATCAGGCTCTGCAAAAGTATGTTGGAACACAAACAACAGTATCTCAATCAAACTCATCAAGCAGTAATGATCATTGGACAGGTCAGACACTTAGAGAAGGAAGCAAAGGGGAGGGTGTAAAGGAATTACAAATAATGTTAAATTCAGCAGGATATAATGTTAAAGTGGATGGCACATATGGACATGAGACGGAACAAGCGGTGAAAGGATTTCAAAAATTGGCTGGCATATCTGTTGATGGAGTAGCAGGAATACAAACCTATAGAAGTCTGAAATCGTATATTTCTTCTAAAATGAATAAAGGTATAAGAATCGATATATCAAAGAGGCACAGGAACTGCAAAGAAAGGCAGAGGAAAAAAGAAAAGAACAATTAG
- a CDS encoding RNase A-like domain-containing protein: MALALFSFIPVIGDFKELGKLNKAIQGVKSTVKTGAHKIDNVVMDYISKKIREIDASDLLLYSEKSGGHTIAEHVSLSDAEMVRRAAQRKLDVTSYTNQNTAIKVIKSTLSSNASKISEWLLDPNSPDRLNLIHEMDYSIGKGYKKGGTSLNTDLNTAFTQLKKDSKSEYGFIIVTSYPKYKIGSVKNVNKCKGTI; the protein is encoded by the coding sequence GTGGCGCTAGCATTATTTTCTTTTATCCCAGTTATAGGAGACTTTAAAGAATTAGGTAAATTAAATAAGGCGATACAAGGCGTCAAATCAACAGTAAAAACAGGGGCGCACAAAATAGATAATGTAGTAATGGATTACATATCTAAAAAAATTAGAGAAATTGATGCATCAGACTTATTACTGTACTCGGAAAAATCAGGAGGACACACAATTGCAGAGCATGTATCGTTATCAGATGCAGAAATGGTTAGGAGGGCAGCACAAAGAAAATTGGATGTTACGTCATATACAAATCAAAACACGGCAATAAAGGTAATAAAAAGCACATTGTCTAGCAACGCCTCTAAAATCTCAGAGTGGTTGCTTGATCCGAATTCACCGGATAGACTTAACCTAATTCACGAAATGGATTATTCTATAGGTAAGGGATACAAAAAAGGAGGGACATCTTTAAACACTGATTTAAATACAGCATTTACCCAGTTAAAGAAAGATTCTAAATCTGAATACGGATTTATTATTGTTACAAGTTATCCAAAATATAAAATAGGGAGTGTAAAAAATGTTAATAAATGTAAGGGAACAATTTAG
- the smpB gene encoding SsrA-binding protein SmpB, with the protein MPKGEGKVIAQNKKAHHDYFIEETYEAGLVLQGTEIKSIRNGRVNLKDSFAKVEKGEVFLHNMHISPYEQGNRYNHDPLRTRKLLLHRREINKLIGYTKEQGYTLVPLKLYIKNGFAKVELGVAKGKKKYDKREDMKRKEAQREIERAFRERQKL; encoded by the coding sequence ATGCCAAAAGGGGAAGGAAAAGTAATCGCCCAAAACAAAAAAGCGCACCATGATTATTTCATCGAAGAGACGTATGAAGCCGGCCTTGTGCTGCAAGGGACGGAAATCAAATCGATCCGCAACGGCCGGGTGAACTTGAAAGATTCGTTCGCCAAAGTGGAAAAAGGGGAAGTGTTTCTCCATAACATGCATATCAGCCCGTACGAACAAGGCAACCGCTACAACCATGACCCGCTGCGGACGAGAAAGCTTCTTTTGCACCGGCGCGAAATCAATAAGCTGATCGGCTACACGAAAGAGCAAGGGTATACGCTCGTGCCGCTGAAATTGTATATTAAAAACGGCTTTGCCAAAGTGGAGCTCGGGGTGGCCAAAGGGAAGAAAAAATACGACAAGCGTGAAGACATGAAGCGGAAAGAAGCGCAGCGCGAAATCGAGCGGGCGTTTCGCGAACGGCAAAAACTGTAG
- a CDS encoding DUF6230 family protein has translation MEMAAKPVIIGGRTAKKPLLAALLGGFLFLGALLSIFGLTGVAYAVPISGVGEFTVQFDKMNGTGFKMYGGVAEAGNAPQTPVFVNEIEKATIQGLRISKDFPALGIRVIIAASEPVSIDGLVQKATQINGNISFGSLTMKESYVGDVSNPVEKAAKEFTQGADNITIENGDLKTVYLFQQKVTLPGMKVYFEKLN, from the coding sequence ATGGAAATGGCAGCAAAACCGGTCATCATTGGGGGGCGCACGGCGAAAAAGCCATTGCTCGCCGCATTGTTGGGAGGGTTTTTGTTTCTTGGCGCTTTGCTGTCTATCTTTGGGCTGACAGGCGTCGCCTATGCCGTGCCGATCAGTGGAGTCGGCGAATTTACCGTTCAGTTCGACAAGATGAACGGCACCGGGTTTAAAATGTACGGCGGAGTCGCAGAAGCTGGAAATGCACCGCAAACACCCGTATTTGTCAACGAAATCGAAAAAGCGACGATTCAAGGCCTTCGGATTTCAAAAGATTTTCCAGCGCTCGGCATCCGCGTCATCATTGCAGCCAGCGAGCCAGTGTCAATCGACGGGCTCGTGCAAAAAGCGACGCAAATTAACGGAAACATCTCCTTCGGCAGCTTGACGATGAAAGAAAGCTATGTCGGCGATGTGAGCAATCCGGTCGAAAAAGCCGCCAAAGAGTTCACCCAAGGGGCCGACAACATTACGATCGAAAACGGAGATTTGAAAACGGTTTACTTATTCCAACAAAAAGTCACTCTTCCTGGCATGAAAGTCTATTTCGAAAAATTGAATTAA
- a CDS encoding helix-turn-helix domain-containing protein translates to MYIKEGWGYKRICQELAIPCTKTIRLWIKRYREHGRKGLEERRGTSKSPFKGSPRKKECSLEEENRRLKAENDYLKKLRELARR, encoded by the coding sequence ATGTACATCAAAGAGGGATGGGGATATAAGCGAATATGCCAAGAGTTAGCGATTCCCTGCACAAAAACGATCAGACTTTGGATAAAACGTTACCGTGAACATGGCCGAAAAGGGCTTGAAGAACGGCGCGGGACATCCAAGTCTCCATTCAAGGGAAGCCCCCGAAAAAAAGAGTGCAGTTTAGAGGAAGAGAATCGAAGACTGAAAGCGGAGAATGATTATTTAAAAAAGTTACGAGAGCTGGCAAGGAGGTGA
- a CDS encoding DUF6114 domain-containing protein, translating into MNTIRSCWQAFGRWRRRRPFWGATFLLLSSLVILWIPMQLYEISLVPGSMVFAGFFLGGMVMLMAILSYTMPRLSTLLGIIGMFSAILSIMGALGGFLVGTILGIIGGALCVSWRPQWAEADVPMAHSETAADKEPSAAAAD; encoded by the coding sequence TTGAATACGATTCGTTCCTGTTGGCAGGCGTTCGGGCGCTGGCGCAGACGGCGCCCGTTTTGGGGGGCGACGTTTCTCCTATTGTCAAGCCTTGTCATTTTATGGATTCCGATGCAGCTGTACGAAATTTCACTCGTCCCTGGAAGCATGGTCTTCGCTGGTTTTTTCCTTGGCGGCATGGTGATGTTAATGGCCATTCTCTCGTACACCATGCCGCGTCTGTCAACATTGCTCGGCATCATCGGCATGTTCAGCGCGATTTTATCCATTATGGGCGCCTTGGGCGGTTTCTTAGTCGGCACGATTCTCGGCATCATCGGCGGGGCGCTTTGCGTCTCCTGGCGGCCGCAATGGGCCGAAGCCGACGTGCCGATGGCGCATAGCGAGACAGCCGCGGACAAAGAACCGTCCGCTGCGGCGGCTGACTAA